GAGAATCGGCCTAATTTCCCAGCAGCTTTCTCACGATACTTGATGCCCATTGTGGTCCGTTATCTCACTGACCCCAATAATCAGGTACATTTTCTACTAGCTCTCTGTGTTGTTTTGTAAaaccattttacttcttacaatTAACAAGTGTCACTACATCTGTGcctaagtgtgtgtttgtgtgtgttttattgtgatGTTTTAGGTGCGTAAGACAAGCCAGGCAGCTCTGTTGGTGCTTCTTGAGCAGGGCCTCATATGCAAAACTGACATGGAAGGCAAAGTCTGCCCTGCGCTTCTGGAGCTCACTGAACCGAACAGCGATGATGACTTTAAGATTGAGGCTGTTGCGGTAAGAGAGTGCATTTATCAGAGAGAAGATGAATCTTAATACCTTTCAGTATTACATGTATATGCTGTGTTTGGCAGTTTTATGGGTGtaaggcagttgctatggtgtccttTGTGGTTGCTGTGGCGGTGTTAAGTGGTTGTTAATGGAAGCTCTACTATAGTGTttcagtatatttagtatatttaggtaTTTGATATTGtatagctaagtggttgctagacagttgttataatatcccatgtggttgctatggtgttgataagtggtcgCTAAATGCGTGCTTTTAGTGTTATAATATGGTTTCTTTGGTGTTGCTTAGTGATTGCCAGGATTTTACCAGGCAAATGCTGTGATATCTCAGGTgattgccaagtggttgctgtggtatattgCGTGGTTGGCTGGAAAAAGAAGCAGCATGTGTTATTGATAAATGATTGATATATGGGTCGAATAGTGACATTTATATATgatgatttttttcattttgggaAGTGTGGGATATTTCATTATCTGTAAGACcggattatttatatttatttggtaatttgtgagttattttttatttttttaatttctaggCAATTGATGAGCTAACTGTGTCTAATTATATTCCAAAACAGATCATGTGCAAGCTGGTAACTATGTTGACTAAAGACACAGTGGAGCAGCTGCTGTTACTGCGCTTCTGTGAGCTCTGCAGTGATACCAGGCTCTTTCAGGTCCGCAAGGTAAGGATATGTTTACGGTTTACTATAATCTGTTTATCTAAACACATTTTAACTAATTGTacattatgtgtttattttctaataaaaatgtatagataTATAGTTAATGGATATTTTTatctctgtttttaattttatttttttagttacttCTAAagtttgtttccttttttcctcATTTCCTTTTTTGAAATCATAATTAGGTTTGTGCAGCAAATTTTGGCGAGTTCTGTTCCATTGTTGGCCAGGAAGCCACAGAGAAACTACTGGTAAGGATAGATTTGAACTTATTTGGACCAATTTTAGCTCATTTTCCACATCAGCTTTCTGAATGCTTGATGCACATTTGGGAATTGATCCTCATTTAATTTCCCTTTATTTTGTTTCTGGTTCCAGATGCCAAAGTTTTTTGACCTGTGTTCAGACAGCCTGTGGGGGATTCGTAAGGCCTGTGCCGAGTGCTTTATGATCATTTCTAACTGTACGTCTCCAGAAGTGCGCCGCACTAAACTGTCGCCCCTGTTCATCAACCTCATCAGCGATCAGTCCCGCTGGGTAAGCATGAGGAAATGCTGTGTTTTATGCATTCCTGACATTTGACATGTGTATACAGACTTGTGTTCTCAATGGCAGAAAGTGATAAAATGCTTTTTACCCACAATAGAAATGACAGCAGTTTAATGATCAGCTCTAGGAGGAAGTATTATGTGACAAGATCTAAACATatttatacaataataaatacaaataataaaaatgattagaAGTGTTTAGTTTTTATGTAGAGTTTACAGCACTACCCTCTGGAAAAAGAGTAATGTTCAGGACAAACACGTACAGCTCTAAAAACattaagagtccacttcagtttctgaattagtttctctgattttgttatttataggtttatgtttgagtaaaatgaacattgttgttttattctaaaaactacagacaacatttctcccaaatattgtcatttagagcatttatttgcagaaaatgagaaatgtctgaaataacaaaaaaagacgcagagctttcagacctcaaataatgcaaagaaaacaagttcatattcatattcagttttcagagtttagaaatcaatatttggtggaataaccctggttggtttttaatcacagttttaattttatgcatcttggcatcatgttttcctccaccagtcttacacactgcttttggataactttgtctttactcctggtgcaaaaattcaagcagttcagttttaatggcttgtgatcatttggtaaaatcaaagaaactcatctttttaagtggtatctatatatttctccagagctgtatagtttgAATAAAACTTTCTATTTAAAGGacaaaattacttgaaataataGGTGAAATTTAAGTTCATCCCCTTCTGTGGCCTGTAGATGTCATCAGTGCTATTCACTATTATCTTCACAAGCCCTTTATCTGGGTCTCTAATATATCACTCTCTTGGTGTATCTCACTTTGTGTCTGGGAGTTTAACGAATCCAACACCTCAGATATttgtgtaacaaaaaaaaaaatcaaggcttTTTGCAgaaaggtgtttttttattaattgtagaAGAAAAATGCATGTAGTTTGTTTTcccttttatactttattttaattgaatggAGCTTTATGGAGAGGGCTGTATATACAGTAGAACCAATACTGTATAGAAACCAAAAGTTAATTATCATAAATTATTAATGCGTATAGAAATAAAGCAAGATTTTCCACACTTTCCACACTCTCAGATCTTTTCCCCTTTTTTATGCCATGTTATATGCTTTGTTTTTTCAGGTACGCCAGGCTGCTTTTCAGTCTCTTGGGCGTTTCATCTCTACGTTTGCTAATCCATCCAGCACAGGATTCCACTTCCATGAGGACGGCACACTGCATGAAATCCTAAAACCGCCTTCAGAGAGGTAATCTGTTCAGCTCAAGCAATAATAATGAGCAAAATCTATCTCTCTTTAGTCACACTCTCAGAATCCATTAGAAATTAAAAGAAAGCTGAACTacgatatatataaaaaattacaatatataaaaaatatataaaaaatatatataaataaatatatatatatatatatatatatatatatatatatatatatatatatatatatatatatatatatatatatatatatactgcacaaATAAGACAATagctattttgtgttttttaaacagacACATTTGATTGTACTTGAGTTTGATATATTATACCTGTAGAATAAAATAATCTGAATGTGTAATATATCTCCACAGCAATGAACAACAGAGTTGTTCCAACAATGCTTCAACCTGCAGCACCCCTGACTCCACTGCCTCTTCACATCATTCATCCCAGCCAGGCTCCAACACAGCCACCTCACCTCCATCTCCAGCACCAGAGAATGACCACAGTTCCAAGCCTGAGAGCTCGAAACCCACACAGAACCAGCAGATAGACACTATCTATAACTCTTTTAATTACTGGAGACCACTACTGCCTGATATCAGCCAGGACTTGGAACTACTACACGTaacagagaaagaggaggagcaaGAACAGGAAGTGGTAAAGGAGGAAGACATTGTTCCAGAACTATGCTCTAGGGGTCCAGCAACAAGCTCTCAGATTCAGAAAGTTCTAGAAAGCCTCCAGCCTCACCTGGATGACCCTGATGTACAAGGTAGGCATGTCCTGATCAAGATTTCagcccagattttttttttatttgaactgatGTGATCTTTGTGTTTCTATAAATAATACAGTTCTACACATTAGTTAAGATTTTTTATTTGACGAGTAAAACAATTCTCTGTGCTAACTAGTTGTTCAGTAGTTAattggtatatgtgtgtgtgtgtgtgtgtagcccaaGTGCAGGTTTTGTCGGCAGCACTCAAGGCTGCTGAGTTGGAGAGCCATGCGGATGATGTGGATCAAGATGTTCCACCATCAGAAAGTGAAACTTCTGAAAATCCAACATCCACTAATAAGGAAGCAGAGACTGATGCACACCTCGTAAACTCTACCTCACCAGCACACGAGGCTGCACCTGAAACACCCTTTGTGGTAAGCACAACTGTTCTCTAAGCAAAATATTATGAATATTGaagtttgatttattttcttgtttagaaatctgtaatatatatttttgtctttctGCACAGAATTCTGGTCTGATTGAGAATATTGAAGAAATGAAGGACATGGACATGAACTTGTCTTGTGATGAGGAAGAGAAAACTAAAGTCCAGGTAAATCTCACGGCCAATGATATATAATAACTTATCTatggaatatgttttttttttttttcatgagttaaaaaatgtaaatggtcTCAGAATACCTATTTATGTTCAGTATTTTAAAGTCTATAGGTGAGAACAGGGCTCTCACTGTTGTCACCTTTAGGTTTCAAAATAGTGAATATAAATAGgaggtttttatattatttttaaactcataaataataaagaaagataaaaaaagtgTATGAGTGCAAGATCTTACAGATCTGAACTTACAGGTGAAGTTTTATGGAAGGAAATCACACTTACCATCTTCTCCTAATTATGTGAACTGTGTATT
This DNA window, taken from Astyanax mexicanus isolate ESR-SI-001 chromosome 5, AstMex3_surface, whole genome shotgun sequence, encodes the following:
- the ppp4r1l gene encoding serine/threonine-protein phosphatase 4 regulatory subunit 1; its protein translation is MAGLSLYFEDGHDELDDFGFDDYGSECDGIRITAFLDAGQDNLTPLGRLEKYAFSENVFNRQIVARGLLDVLREFSDDENDFISVMETVGRMSEDAEPTVRAELMEQVPNIAMFLHENRPNFPAAFSRYLMPIVVRYLTDPNNQVRKTSQAALLVLLEQGLICKTDMEGKVCPALLELTEPNSDDDFKIEAVAIMCKLVTMLTKDTVEQLLLLRFCELCSDTRLFQVRKVCAANFGEFCSIVGQEATEKLLMPKFFDLCSDSLWGIRKACAECFMIISNCTSPEVRRTKLSPLFINLISDQSRWVRQAAFQSLGRFISTFANPSSTGFHFHEDGTLHEILKPPSESNEQQSCSNNASTCSTPDSTASSHHSSQPGSNTATSPPSPAPENDHSSKPESSKPTQNQQIDTIYNSFNYWRPLLPDISQDLELLHVTEKEEEQEQEVVKEEDIVPELCSRGPATSSQIQKVLESLQPHLDDPDVQAQVQVLSAALKAAELESHADDVDQDVPPSESETSENPTSTNKEAETDAHLVNSTSPAHEAAPETPFVNSGLIENIEEMKDMDMNLSCDEEEKTKVQNVIPQQLLDQYLSMTDPARAQTVDTEIAKHCAFSLPGVALTLGRQNWHCLKDTYETLATDVQWKVRRTLAFSIHELAVILGDQLTAADLVPIFNGFLKDLDEVRIGVLKHLYDFLKLLHAEKRREYLYQLQEFMVTDNSRNWRFRYELAEQLILIIELYSHSDVYDYLRQIALNLCSDKVSEVRWISYKLVVEILQKLYSSGAHDLSLNFINELVVRFCHCPKWVGRQAFAFICQAIVEGDCMPMDQFAQHLLPCLLSLSSDPVPNVRVRVAKALRQSVLEKPYFKEPGSAYSDELEEALCELRMDKDRDVRFFATVEPNQNVMDTAGLIESPLLSEYTR